ACACGAAGGTGTCGGTGAAAGAATTGGCTTATGAGTTAGGGTTTAGTGATCCAAGATATTTCTCCAGGGTATTTAAAAAGAGTACGGGGAAGAGTGTGAGTGAATATTTGGAAGAGTTGCAGGAGTTGGGGAATAATTAGGACTTATCCGGCAGTAATTATATTATTATTAGAACTTATTTCATAGATAGGTATTTCTAGCCTGGAATTCATTTCATAAATAGGCATTTTCAATTGATAATCAATACTTAAATTTCAATTATGAAATGAGTTCTAATTAGAAAGATACCGCCTTCTACGATTTATCCCGCAATCATAAATTATCTCCTAATCTGATTCATCCTCTAATCATAATTTATCCCACAATCATAATTTATCTCCTAATTTGATTTATTCTGTAATCATAATTACCCCGCAGTCATAATTTATCTCCTAATCTGATTTATCTCCTAATCTGATTTATTCTGTAATCATAATTACCCCCGCAATCCTGATTTATCCTCTAATCACGATTTATCCCACAATATTAATGATTTGTCCTCATTGGCCTGTTTCTGCGGCGGTACCTTCGTTTCATAAATCGAAATTATGAAATCAGCATTAGTAACTGGGGCCAATAAAGGTATTGGCTTTGAGGTAGCAAAAATACTTGCGCAAAAAGGATACTTTGTTTATTTAGGTAGCCGCAATCCTGAAAATGGCATTGCCGCAGTTGAAAAATTGAAATCCCAGGGCTTGCAGAATCTTTCTGCTGTTCAATTAGATGTGAGCAGCCAGGCATCGGTGGATGCAGCCAGGAACGCCATTCAATCCTTGGATATATTGGTGAACAATGCCGGTATTTCAGGCGGCCTGGAGCAGTCTGCTCTTAGTTCTGCCGCGGATCAGTATCTATCTGTGTATGAGACGAATGTATTTGGTGTAGTAAGAGTAACGCAGGCTTTTATTGATTTGCTAAAACAATCATCGGCCCCCAGGATTGTCAACGTCAGTACAGCGATGGCGTCTCTTTCACAGGCAGCGGATCTGGATAATGCTAATTATCCGAAGCGTTACGTCATCTATCAGTCTTCCAAGTCTGCATTGAATATGTACACGATAAACCTGGCTTATGAACTCCGGGATACTGCATTTAAGGTGAATGCGGTGTGTCCGGGGTATACACAAACGGATTTTACGGGCCATCAGGGAACGAGTACACCGGAAGAGGCTGGGCAAAGGATTGCTAAATACGCATTGATAGGAGAGGATGGGCCAACAGGTAAATATTTTAGTGAAGAATATTTCCCTGCACCGGCGACTTGCCCCTGGTAGCTGGAACTTTGATTATTGAAAGGTGAGAAGGAATAATTAGGAACCAACTCACCTTTCGGATTTTTAATTCATCTTTCGTTCCCCACTCATCGTTCTTCGTCATCCATCACCCATTCTCCATTCATCCTCCTCCAGCCTTCCTTCTCCATTCCCTACTCAAAAATATTTATTTTTGTCGTTGAAAAAACTCAAGTAACTAGAACTCATTTCATAATTACTATTTATGTATTGATTATCAGCTGGGAATACCTATTTATGAAATTAGTTCTAATATCGAGGAGCCAATTAGAGGGGGATTCGCATTATAGGATTAACATGCTCAAAATGCGTGATTGGAAGGCTTCCAATGATCTTCCTGCTTTCAATTTACTGAAGTTATTCTAACCTATTTTTATTTACAAATTTTTTCCTAATCAAAACGATCCTGCACGATATTTTTTTAATTCCCGTATTTCATCTCCCTCCAGGAATAAGCAGTCCTTAAAATACCCCGGTAATTTTTTAAAATTATTACTCCCTATTTATAGTAGCCAGCTAACTATCACTCCAATTATTCACCTATTCCATTTTCCTAAGACATCTCCAGTAATCCTCCCAATCCCCCCACCCATCACCTCACCTGTAAAACCCAACTCCCTACTTGACACATAATAATTAAAATCATAACTTCGTCACCCTATGGGAGCGACACTATTACACAAACTAAATCACATGCCACAGCATATCCTGCTGTCTTTCACACTTGTGCCAATATTACTATCCTCCTGCCCGCTAAAGCGTGCAATCAACACCCGGATGCTCTTCCCTGCAAAAGAAGAACTTTCATTCCAACCGAAAACTGCCCCCAATTATTTACCTGCTATATGATGATAGCCAATAAAATCATCTATGCTCAACCTGCACAATAGACGAATGAATATGAAAATAATAATTGCAGTTCATACACTCCTGATGTTGACCTGCTTTACAATAACAGCGAGTGCTACCAGCATTTCCACTTCAGACACTACCACTACTCCGGATTTCTCCCTTATAGACAGCAACGGGAAAAATATCTCCATCCATTCCCTCCAGGGCAAAGTGGTATTTATCAACTTCTGGGCTACCTGGTGTCAGCCTTGTGTACAGGAAATGCCCTCCATCAATGAATTGAAAGAGTCTTTCAATGGAAACGACCAGGTCGTATTTCTGACTATAGATGTAGATGCAGAATTGCCAAAGTCAAAAGCCTACATGGATAACAAGCATTTCACCCTCCCCGTATATGCGGCCACCACTGCGATTCCCCGGGTGTTTTATTACCATTCCATCCCAACCACCACCATTCTGGATAAAAACGGAGAGATCATCTGGCATGTGGAAGGAGGGAAGGACTATACCTCTCCTGAAATACGCAGGATCTTAACTGAGCACATAGAAAGTAAGTAACCCTATGAACAAACAGAACATCCTGCGCTTTCTAAAAAAGAACCTGAATACGATGATATGGGGCCTCCTGATCATCGTATTAGTCACCAATACAAGCGCAAAAGCCTGGGTACTCAGGAGAATGATGGATCTGGGCAT
This window of the Chitinophaga sancti genome carries:
- a CDS encoding SDR family oxidoreductase; this translates as MKSALVTGANKGIGFEVAKILAQKGYFVYLGSRNPENGIAAVEKLKSQGLQNLSAVQLDVSSQASVDAARNAIQSLDILVNNAGISGGLEQSALSSAADQYLSVYETNVFGVVRVTQAFIDLLKQSSAPRIVNVSTAMASLSQAADLDNANYPKRYVIYQSSKSALNMYTINLAYELRDTAFKVNAVCPGYTQTDFTGHQGTSTPEEAGQRIAKYALIGEDGPTGKYFSEEYFPAPATCPW
- a CDS encoding TlpA family protein disulfide reductase gives rise to the protein MKIIIAVHTLLMLTCFTITASATSISTSDTTTTPDFSLIDSNGKNISIHSLQGKVVFINFWATWCQPCVQEMPSINELKESFNGNDQVVFLTIDVDAELPKSKAYMDNKHFTLPVYAATTAIPRVFYYHSIPTTTILDKNGEIIWHVEGGKDYTSPEIRRILTEHIESK